One genomic window of Fundidesulfovibrio soli includes the following:
- a CDS encoding two-component system sensor histidine kinase NtrB: MGDRLPDGYCLWEMDDVGFTVGLIGTGPGFRAILDIVCGQTAAEFLPPMTLVGLSEPGTETEKMRDRRVAGLPVYNTWREMMAAHPDINLLIELAGKRHKVKQIMAELPDGVAFIDHTATFFLCALEKFAEVNARCQASLDSQRVLLQAIVNEVPEDILLLDRQGRVVDANRNVEARLGQPKESFLGKPCYEVQAVRDDMPFCEPDKRSCPFYTALSTGQKAESLETRVSKDGRMLYFREYAYPIYDASRSIGHVMVMRRDITSRTEYEKRLQQSEKIGVVERLSAYLAHEIRNPLFAIGGFTNSLLKSPNISEREREKVKIILEETARLDAILKDIIGFARPGADVPGEVDVCAVVREALGVLRQGFIPKGVALESEDHCRVPRAVAHEDVLRRAVMHLVANAVESIEGEGRVVVRVGMDAGFVRIAVSDTGKGMPQGVLEHVFSPFFGTKHKGYGLGLAMIRKAVEDWGGQVEIASREGHGTDVVLRLTPVPALVQDAPEKG; this comes from the coding sequence ATGGGTGATCGGCTGCCCGACGGCTACTGCCTGTGGGAAATGGACGATGTGGGCTTCACTGTGGGCCTCATCGGCACGGGGCCGGGCTTCCGGGCCATCCTGGACATCGTCTGCGGCCAGACGGCGGCGGAGTTCCTGCCGCCCATGACCCTCGTCGGGCTCTCGGAGCCGGGAACCGAGACCGAGAAGATGCGCGACCGCCGGGTGGCGGGCCTGCCCGTGTACAACACCTGGCGGGAGATGATGGCCGCCCACCCGGACATCAACCTGCTCATCGAACTGGCGGGCAAGCGGCACAAGGTCAAGCAGATCATGGCCGAGCTGCCCGACGGCGTGGCCTTCATCGACCACACCGCCACATTCTTCCTCTGCGCGCTGGAGAAATTCGCCGAGGTCAACGCCCGCTGCCAGGCCAGCCTGGACAGCCAGCGCGTGCTCCTGCAGGCCATCGTCAACGAGGTGCCTGAAGACATCCTCCTGCTGGACCGCCAGGGTCGTGTGGTGGACGCCAACCGCAACGTGGAGGCCCGCCTCGGCCAACCCAAGGAGTCCTTCCTGGGCAAGCCCTGCTACGAAGTGCAGGCCGTGCGCGACGACATGCCCTTCTGCGAACCCGATAAGCGCTCCTGCCCCTTCTACACCGCCCTCAGCACCGGGCAGAAGGCGGAGTCCCTGGAGACGCGGGTCAGCAAGGACGGACGCATGCTCTACTTCAGGGAGTACGCCTACCCCATATACGACGCCTCGCGCTCCATAGGCCACGTCATGGTCATGCGCCGCGACATCACCTCGCGCACGGAGTACGAGAAGCGGCTCCAGCAGAGCGAGAAGATCGGCGTGGTTGAGCGCCTCTCCGCCTATCTGGCCCATGAGATCAGGAACCCGCTCTTCGCCATCGGAGGGTTCACCAACTCGCTGCTCAAGTCGCCCAACATCTCGGAGCGGGAGCGCGAGAAGGTGAAGATCATCCTGGAGGAGACCGCCCGGCTGGACGCGATCCTCAAGGACATCATCGGGTTCGCCCGGCCTGGGGCCGACGTTCCCGGCGAGGTGGACGTCTGCGCAGTGGTGCGCGAGGCCCTGGGAGTGTTGCGCCAGGGCTTCATACCCAAAGGCGTCGCCCTGGAGTCGGAGGACCATTGCCGCGTGCCCAGGGCCGTGGCCCACGAGGACGTCCTTCGCCGCGCCGTGATGCACCTTGTGGCCAACGCCGTGGAGTCCATCGAGGGCGAAGGCAGGGTCGTGGTGCGCGTGGGCATGGACGCCGGCTTCGTGCGCATAGCCGTTTCGGACACGGGCAAAGGCATGCCCCAGGGAGTGCTGGAGCACGTGTTCAGCCCCTTCTTCGGCACCAAGCACAAGGGATACGGCCTGGGCCTGGCCATGATCCGCAAGGCCGTGGAGGATTGGGGCGGCCAGGTGGAGATCGCCAGCCGCGAGGGCCACGGCACGGACGTGGTGCTGCGCCTGACGCCGGTGCCCGCGCTCGTCCAGGACGCGCCTGAAAAGGGTTGA
- the ffh gene encoding signal recognition particle protein, producing the protein MFESLQDRLESVFKKIRGHARLDETNVQDALREVRLALLEADVNFKVVKAFIERVRERALGQDVMKSLTPGQMVVKIVHDEILSLLGGEAQTVDFRAKPLIIMMTGLQGSGKTTTTSKLALWLRRQHKRKPYLVPADVYRPAAIEQLHKLASQLDLPAYPSTPGMNPVDICRDAVEEAVRQGHDVIILDTAGRLHIDEPLMAELAAIKAAVNPNEILFVADAMTGQDAVTVAESFNERLDITGVVLTKMDGDARGGAALSIKEVTGKPIKFVGMGEKASDLEIFHPDRIASRILGMGDILSLIEKAQEEFDTSEAQEMERKLRQAQFTLDDFRTQMRRVKKLGSLESILKMIPGMGKLTKQLGDIQMPEKEMARLEAIISSMTKRERVEPKIINQSRKERIAKGSGVQVGDVTALLKNFEQMRMMMQRMMGGGKMPAMPAGRMPMGGMPGMAGMAQAMSGKGSPTKKKKNKDKRKKKKR; encoded by the coding sequence ATGTTCGAGAGCCTGCAAGACCGCTTAGAGTCCGTATTCAAGAAGATACGCGGCCACGCGCGTCTGGACGAGACCAACGTCCAGGACGCCCTGCGCGAGGTGCGCCTTGCGCTCCTCGAAGCCGACGTCAACTTCAAGGTGGTCAAGGCCTTCATCGAGCGCGTGCGCGAGCGCGCCCTCGGCCAGGACGTGATGAAATCCCTCACGCCCGGGCAGATGGTGGTCAAGATCGTCCACGACGAGATCCTCTCGCTGCTCGGCGGCGAGGCCCAGACCGTGGACTTCCGCGCCAAGCCGCTCATCATCATGATGACCGGCCTGCAGGGCTCGGGCAAGACCACCACCACCTCCAAGCTGGCCCTGTGGCTGCGCCGCCAGCACAAGCGCAAGCCCTACCTGGTCCCGGCGGACGTCTACCGCCCCGCGGCCATCGAGCAGCTGCACAAGCTGGCCTCCCAGCTGGATCTGCCGGCCTACCCCTCCACGCCGGGCATGAACCCCGTGGACATCTGCCGCGACGCGGTGGAAGAGGCCGTGCGCCAGGGCCACGACGTCATCATCCTGGACACCGCGGGCCGCCTGCACATCGACGAGCCCCTCATGGCGGAGCTGGCGGCCATCAAGGCGGCCGTCAACCCCAACGAGATCCTCTTCGTCGCCGACGCCATGACCGGCCAGGACGCCGTGACCGTGGCCGAGAGCTTCAACGAACGCCTGGACATCACCGGCGTCGTGCTCACCAAGATGGACGGCGACGCCCGCGGCGGCGCGGCCCTCTCCATCAAGGAAGTCACGGGCAAGCCCATCAAGTTCGTGGGCATGGGCGAGAAGGCCTCCGACCTGGAGATCTTCCACCCGGACCGCATCGCCTCGCGCATCCTGGGCATGGGCGACATCCTCTCGCTCATCGAGAAGGCCCAGGAGGAGTTCGACACCTCCGAAGCCCAGGAGATGGAGCGCAAGCTCCGCCAGGCCCAGTTCACCCTGGACGACTTCCGCACCCAGATGCGCCGGGTGAAGAAGCTCGGCTCCCTGGAGTCCATCCTCAAGATGATCCCGGGCATGGGCAAGCTCACCAAGCAGCTTGGCGACATCCAGATGCCCGAGAAGGAGATGGCCCGGCTGGAGGCCATCATCAGCTCCATGACCAAGCGCGAGCGCGTGGAGCCCAAGATCATCAACCAGAGCCGCAAGGAGCGCATCGCCAAGGGCTCCGGCGTGCAGGTGGGCGACGTCACCGCGCTCTTGAAGAATTTCGAGCAGATGCGCATGATGATGCAGCGCATGATGGGCGGCGGCAAGATGCCCGCGATGCCCGCCGGGCGTATGCCCATGGGCGGGATGCCAGGCATGGCGGGCATGGCCCAGGCCATGTCGGGCAAGGGCAGCCCCACCAAGAAGAAAAAGAACAAGGACAAGCGCAAGAAGAAAAAGCGCTAG
- the rpsP gene encoding 30S ribosomal protein S16 produces MAMKIRLTRMGSKKRPFYRIVAMDSATRRDGRALDYVGHYNPMVEPAEVVVDAEKLKYWVDRGAQPTDTVRALLRKAGSNN; encoded by the coding sequence ATGGCCATGAAAATCAGACTGACCAGAATGGGCAGCAAGAAACGTCCCTTCTACCGCATCGTCGCAATGGACAGCGCCACCCGCCGGGACGGTCGCGCCCTTGACTACGTGGGGCACTACAACCCCATGGTGGAGCCCGCCGAAGTGGTGGTCGACGCCGAGAAGCTGAAGTACTGGGTCGATCGCGGCGCACAGCCCACCGACACCGTCAGGGCGCTGCTGCGCAAGGCCGGCTCGAACAACTAG
- the rimM gene encoding ribosome maturation factor RimM (Essential for efficient processing of 16S rRNA), translated as MAAKDMVVIGEVVKPHGIRGEFSVENHADSPSLYAPGGKVWLRPAKGADRVVEILTSRPHQGRMLLTIKGVADRDAAEALRGCQVLVRPEDLPELDDDEIYLHEIVGFDVVLPGGEPVGVLEGFMDLPGQDVWLIRGEGGREILLPATEETVPEIDAGERRIVIDPPQGLLELSQPGE; from the coding sequence TTGGCCGCGAAAGACATGGTGGTCATCGGCGAGGTCGTCAAGCCACACGGAATCCGGGGGGAGTTCAGCGTGGAGAACCACGCTGACTCCCCTTCGCTCTACGCGCCCGGCGGCAAGGTGTGGTTGCGCCCCGCCAAGGGCGCGGACCGCGTCGTGGAGATTCTCACGAGCAGGCCGCATCAGGGCAGGATGCTGCTCACGATCAAGGGCGTCGCCGACCGCGACGCCGCCGAGGCCCTGCGCGGCTGCCAGGTGCTGGTGCGCCCGGAGGACCTGCCCGAACTCGACGACGACGAGATTTATCTGCACGAGATCGTCGGCTTCGACGTGGTGCTGCCCGGCGGTGAGCCCGTGGGCGTGCTGGAGGGCTTCATGGACCTGCCCGGGCAGGACGTCTGGCTGATCCGGGGCGAGGGCGGGCGCGAGATCCTGCTGCCCGCCACCGAGGAGACCGTGCCCGAGATCGACGCCGGGGAGCGGCGGATCGTCATCGACCCGCCGCAGGGGCTCCTGGAGCTTTCGCAGCCGGGGGAGTGA
- a CDS encoding ribonuclease HII produces MIVGIDEAGRGCLAGPVVAGAVILPETFDLPGLTDSKKLTERGRLALEPSIKAQAVAWGLGVAWAPEIDRVNILQATFAAMSRALALLGARPTLVLVDGDKIIPSRLLHLHSLRQRAEVEGDARIPAISAASILAKTFRDRIMTKLEKRFPGYGFGEHKGYGTKVHREAIIRLGPCAQHRMTFRGVRPEPKAVLQERPCLPGI; encoded by the coding sequence GTGATCGTGGGCATCGACGAGGCGGGGCGCGGCTGCCTGGCGGGGCCGGTGGTGGCCGGGGCCGTGATCTTGCCGGAAACGTTCGACCTGCCGGGCCTTACGGACTCCAAGAAGCTCACCGAACGCGGGCGGCTGGCGCTGGAACCGTCCATCAAGGCCCAGGCCGTGGCCTGGGGCCTCGGCGTGGCCTGGGCGCCGGAGATCGACCGCGTCAACATCCTGCAGGCCACCTTCGCGGCCATGTCCAGGGCGCTGGCCCTGCTGGGGGCGCGGCCCACCCTCGTCCTGGTGGACGGAGACAAGATCATCCCCAGCCGCCTCCTGCACCTGCACTCCCTGCGCCAGCGGGCCGAGGTGGAGGGGGACGCGCGCATCCCGGCCATCTCGGCCGCGTCCATCCTGGCCAAGACCTTCCGCGACCGCATCATGACCAAGCTGGAGAAACGCTTCCCCGGCTACGGCTTCGGCGAGCACAAGGGCTACGGCACCAAGGTTCACCGCGAGGCCATCATCCGGCTGGGGCCATGCGCCCAGCACCGCATGACCTTCCGGGGCGTGCGGCCGGAGCCGAAGGCCGTGCTCCAGGAGCGCCCGTGCCTGCCGGGCATCTGA
- a CDS encoding PAS domain-containing protein, with protein sequence MKSGRIRAVLFGARFVLFIAAFALALVAPQAAPPVHSAQPGPPAQARPASITVVMDDNYPPYIFRTQSGDLQGVLVDQWKQWSAATGVAVNLVATDWDKAQQIMAEGRADVIDTMFENEARSRVYDFTPAYAQLDVPVFYHKNLSGITNLDSLHGFTIGVKAGDACIDVLRGRGIATVMEFSSYEEVIKAARDGVVKVFCVDKPPALYYLYKYGLDDDYLFGFTLYSGEFHRAVKKGRQDLLLLVENGFDRIPRSELEAINNKWLGVPLYNSQVLSAIRYAIAGVAICLAALGGFNIVLRRRVRIKTRELSELLAALRESDERWQFALEGAGAGVWDWNVATGKVFFSDRWKSMLGFAPDELLDNFEQWRELLHPDDREAAIRTVQRYLSGESSSYVLEHRLRCKDGRYRWILAVGKVVARDASGAPLRVIGTHTDISARMDAEESLRRAFAFNEMILDHSPVGVLLYDCSGGACVMASRAAAELLGMDKAELLGHTLHSLDIWNTADPSSPARKALAGEGPQRADLRLRRAEEGKGLAECTFCRIETAGAAYLLIIAVDIDERARMYAIMAETEKMMSVGGLAAGMAHEINNPLAGILQSVQNLRRRLDAGIPANASAAAEVGCGLDAIRDYCARRQVFELLDAVREAGQKAASIVANMLEFSRKPGTGHVPVEISVLLDKALELCANDYDMKKKYDFRKVEIVREYGTDLPHVHCSPTQIEQVAMNILRNAAQALSKGSDAMGSRPPRIVLRTCVEAGMARIDIADNGPGMDEALLGKVFEPFFTTKEVGEGTGLGLSVSYFIVTSSHGGSIQANSAPGEGTTFTIRLPLGPAVQEAAA encoded by the coding sequence GTGAAGAGCGGACGGATCAGAGCGGTGCTGTTCGGCGCGAGGTTCGTGCTCTTTATCGCTGCCTTCGCGCTGGCGCTAGTCGCGCCGCAGGCTGCCCCGCCGGTTCATTCCGCCCAGCCGGGGCCGCCGGCCCAGGCGCGGCCCGCCTCCATCACCGTCGTCATGGACGACAACTACCCCCCGTACATCTTCCGCACCCAGAGCGGCGATCTTCAGGGCGTCCTGGTGGATCAGTGGAAGCAGTGGTCCGCGGCCACGGGCGTGGCGGTGAACCTGGTTGCCACCGACTGGGACAAGGCCCAGCAGATCATGGCCGAGGGCAGGGCGGACGTCATCGACACCATGTTCGAGAACGAAGCCCGGTCCAGGGTCTACGACTTCACTCCGGCCTACGCCCAGTTGGACGTCCCCGTCTTCTACCACAAGAATCTGAGCGGCATCACCAACCTCGATTCCCTCCATGGGTTCACCATAGGCGTCAAGGCAGGGGACGCCTGCATCGACGTGCTTCGCGGACGCGGCATCGCCACGGTCATGGAGTTCAGCAGCTACGAGGAGGTGATCAAGGCCGCCCGGGACGGCGTGGTCAAGGTCTTCTGCGTGGATAAGCCCCCGGCCCTGTACTACCTCTACAAGTACGGCCTGGACGACGACTACCTCTTCGGCTTCACCCTGTACTCGGGGGAGTTCCACCGCGCCGTGAAAAAAGGCCGCCAGGATCTGCTACTCCTGGTGGAGAACGGTTTCGACAGGATTCCCCGCTCGGAGCTGGAGGCCATCAACAACAAATGGCTGGGCGTCCCGCTCTATAATTCCCAAGTGCTCAGCGCCATCCGCTACGCCATTGCCGGGGTGGCCATCTGCCTCGCGGCGCTGGGCGGTTTCAACATCGTGTTGCGGCGCCGGGTGCGCATAAAAACAAGAGAGCTCTCCGAACTGCTGGCGGCCCTGCGCGAAAGCGACGAGCGCTGGCAGTTCGCATTGGAAGGGGCAGGCGCGGGCGTGTGGGACTGGAACGTGGCCACCGGCAAGGTCTTCTTCTCCGACCGCTGGAAATCCATGCTCGGCTTCGCGCCGGACGAACTGCTGGATAACTTCGAGCAGTGGCGGGAGTTGCTGCACCCGGACGACCGGGAGGCCGCCATCAGGACCGTGCAGCGCTATCTTTCCGGCGAGAGCTCAAGCTACGTGCTGGAGCACCGTCTGCGCTGCAAGGACGGCCGCTACCGCTGGATCCTGGCGGTGGGCAAGGTGGTGGCGCGCGACGCCTCCGGGGCGCCCCTGCGCGTGATCGGCACCCATACGGACATTTCCGCCCGCATGGACGCTGAGGAATCCCTGCGCCGGGCGTTCGCCTTCAACGAAATGATCCTGGACCACTCTCCGGTGGGGGTGCTGCTCTACGACTGCTCGGGCGGCGCCTGCGTCATGGCCAGCCGCGCGGCCGCCGAGCTTCTGGGCATGGACAAGGCGGAACTGCTCGGCCACACTCTGCATTCCCTGGACATCTGGAACACGGCGGACCCCTCCTCCCCCGCGCGCAAGGCCCTGGCGGGCGAGGGCCCGCAGCGTGCGGACCTGCGCCTGCGCCGGGCGGAGGAAGGCAAGGGCTTGGCGGAGTGCACCTTCTGCCGGATAGAGACGGCAGGTGCGGCCTACCTGCTGATCATCGCCGTGGACATCGACGAGCGTGCCCGGATGTACGCCATCATGGCCGAGACGGAAAAGATGATGTCCGTGGGCGGACTCGCCGCGGGCATGGCCCATGAGATCAACAATCCCCTGGCGGGCATCCTGCAGAGCGTACAGAACCTGCGCCGCCGCCTGGATGCCGGAATCCCGGCCAATGCGAGCGCGGCGGCGGAGGTGGGCTGCGGGCTTGACGCCATCAGGGACTATTGCGCCCGGCGGCAGGTTTTTGAGCTGCTGGACGCCGTGCGTGAGGCCGGTCAAAAGGCCGCCAGCATCGTGGCCAACATGCTCGAATTCAGCCGCAAGCCCGGGACTGGCCACGTGCCCGTGGAGATCAGCGTCCTGCTGGACAAGGCCCTGGAGCTGTGCGCCAACGACTACGACATGAAAAAGAAGTACGATTTCCGCAAGGTGGAGATTGTGCGCGAATACGGCACGGACTTGCCGCACGTGCATTGCTCACCCACGCAGATCGAACAGGTGGCCATGAACATCCTGCGCAACGCGGCCCAGGCCTTGAGCAAGGGCAGTGACGCCATGGGGTCGCGGCCGCCCCGGATCGTGCTGCGCACCTGCGTGGAGGCGGGCATGGCCCGTATCGACATCGCGGACAACGGCCCGGGCATGGACGAGGCGCTGCTGGGAAAGGTGTTCGAGCCGTTCTTCACCACCAAGGAAGTGGGCGAGGGCACGGGGCTGGGCCTTTCCGTGAGCTACTTCATCGTCACCAGCAGCCACGGCGGCTCGATCCAGGCCAACTCCGCACCCGGCGAGGGCACCACCTTCACCATCCGGCTGCCCCTTGGCCCGGCCGTGCAGGAGGCCGCAGCGTGA
- the rplS gene encoding 50S ribosomal protein L19 produces MSNIIRQIESEHIRLDMPSFKPGDTVKVHFRILEGEKERIQVFQGAVLRLRKGTTNCTFTVRKVSDGVGVERVFPMYSPFIERVEVVNEGKVRRSRLYYLRKLKGKASRIKSKNDWNN; encoded by the coding sequence ATGAGCAACATCATCCGTCAGATCGAATCCGAGCATATCCGCCTGGATATGCCTTCGTTCAAGCCCGGCGACACGGTGAAGGTGCATTTCCGCATCCTCGAGGGCGAAAAGGAGCGCATCCAGGTGTTCCAGGGCGCCGTACTGCGCCTGCGCAAGGGCACCACCAACTGCACCTTCACGGTGCGCAAGGTGTCCGACGGCGTCGGCGTGGAGCGCGTGTTCCCCATGTACTCGCCCTTCATCGAGCGCGTCGAGGTGGTGAACGAGGGCAAGGTCCGCCGTTCCCGCCTGTACTACCTGCGCAAGCTCAAGGGCAAGGCCTCGCGCATCAAGTCCAAGAACGACTGGAACAACTAG
- a CDS encoding KH domain-containing protein, which yields MLKDLIEYVAKSLVDNPEQVQVNEVEGEQTSVIELKVAKEDLGKVIGKQGRTARAMRTILGAASTKARKRSVLEILE from the coding sequence ATGCTGAAGGATCTCATAGAGTACGTCGCCAAGTCGCTGGTGGATAACCCGGAACAGGTCCAGGTGAACGAGGTCGAGGGCGAACAGACGTCCGTCATCGAGCTCAAGGTAGCCAAGGAGGACCTGGGAAAGGTCATCGGCAAGCAGGGCCGCACGGCCCGTGCCATGCGCACCATCCTCGGCGCGGCTTCCACCAAGGCGCGCAAGCGCTCAGTGCTGGAAATCCTGGAATAG
- the trmD gene encoding tRNA (guanosine(37)-N1)-methyltransferase TrmD, giving the protein MRFNILTLFPEFYDSPLSCALLGKAVEQGIVDFNLVNPRDFATNKHRTVDDRPYGGGPGMVMMLDPLAGALRSLEAPGRILMLSPRGKPMSQALARELAAEPALTVLCGRYEGIDERLLELYPIELVSVGDFVLSGGESASLCLIEAVSRLLPGFMGKEESGDEESFSHGVLEYPHYTRPEVYEGLGVPPVLLGGDHAKVARWRREQSLEQTMARRPELLAEARLDPRDRAHLAALRRTLPGRNLHVALVHGPVMNKMGHTVTVSLTNLDLHDIARISRTYGLAGFFAVTPLEDQQALAATLLGHWTGGAGGKGNPDRAEAFGMVRVVSTLEDAVAGVTESCGQEPLVLATSARPDGALTPGGVRQALEERPVLLVLGTGSGLAPEALALTHGLLAPVRPYGGYNHLPVRAACAILLDRILGDIF; this is encoded by the coding sequence ATGCGCTTCAACATCCTCACCTTGTTCCCGGAATTCTACGATTCCCCCCTCTCCTGCGCCCTGCTGGGCAAGGCGGTGGAGCAGGGCATCGTGGACTTCAACCTGGTGAACCCGCGCGACTTCGCCACAAACAAGCACCGCACCGTGGACGACCGCCCCTACGGCGGCGGCCCCGGCATGGTCATGATGCTCGACCCCCTGGCCGGCGCCCTGCGCTCCCTGGAGGCCCCGGGCCGCATCCTCATGCTCTCGCCGCGCGGCAAGCCCATGAGCCAGGCCCTGGCCCGCGAACTGGCGGCCGAACCGGCGCTGACCGTGCTCTGCGGCCGCTACGAGGGCATCGACGAGCGCCTGCTGGAGCTTTACCCCATCGAGCTGGTCTCCGTGGGGGATTTCGTGCTCTCCGGCGGGGAGTCCGCCTCCTTGTGCCTGATCGAGGCCGTCTCGCGCCTGCTGCCCGGCTTCATGGGCAAGGAGGAGTCCGGCGACGAGGAGAGCTTCTCTCACGGGGTGCTGGAATATCCGCACTACACCCGCCCCGAGGTCTACGAGGGCCTGGGCGTCCCCCCCGTGCTCCTGGGCGGCGACCACGCCAAGGTGGCCCGCTGGCGCAGGGAGCAGTCCCTGGAGCAGACCATGGCGCGGCGCCCCGAACTGCTGGCCGAGGCCCGGCTGGACCCGCGCGACAGGGCGCATCTTGCCGCCCTGCGCAGGACGCTGCCCGGGCGAAACCTTCACGTGGCCCTGGTGCATGGCCCCGTGATGAACAAAATGGGCCACACCGTCACTGTTTCCTTGACCAACCTCGACCTCCACGATATAGCCCGCATTTCCCGAACGTATGGTCTTGCGGGATTTTTTGCGGTCACTCCCCTGGAGGATCAGCAGGCTCTGGCGGCCACTCTGCTCGGTCACTGGACCGGCGGGGCGGGCGGCAAGGGCAACCCCGACAGGGCCGAGGCTTTCGGGATGGTCAGGGTGGTTTCCACCCTGGAAGACGCGGTTGCAGGCGTGACGGAGTCATGCGGCCAGGAACCGCTGGTGCTGGCCACCAGCGCCCGGCCGGACGGCGCGCTGACCCCGGGCGGCGTGCGCCAGGCCCTAGAGGAGCGCCCCGTGCTCCTGGTGCTGGGCACCGGATCGGGGCTGGCCCCCGAGGCCCTGGCCCTCACCCACGGGCTGCTGGCCCCGGTGAGGCCCTACGGCGGTTACAACCACCTGCCTGTGCGGGCCGCCTGCGCCATCCTGCTGGACCGTATTTTGGGCGACATTTTTTGA
- a CDS encoding YraN family protein: MPAGHLTLGREGEEAAERLLRRAGMRVLERNFRCRTGELDLVCQHGDTVVFVEVKTRGLGSLGSGAEAVDGRKRGKLIRAASEFLSSRGWWERPCRFDVVSVVSDGERLTAEHVPDAFQADFAADGKGRGRGGGWQPW, from the coding sequence GTGCCTGCCGGGCATCTGACCCTGGGGCGCGAAGGCGAGGAGGCCGCCGAGCGCCTGCTGCGCCGGGCCGGGATGCGGGTGCTGGAGCGCAACTTCCGCTGCCGCACCGGCGAGCTGGACCTGGTGTGCCAGCACGGGGACACCGTTGTTTTCGTGGAGGTCAAGACGCGCGGCCTGGGCAGCCTGGGCAGCGGGGCCGAGGCCGTGGACGGGCGCAAGCGGGGCAAGCTGATCCGCGCGGCGAGCGAGTTCCTCTCCTCCAGGGGCTGGTGGGAGCGGCCCTGCCGTTTCGACGTGGTGAGCGTAGTGTCCGACGGGGAGCGGCTGACGGCCGAGCATGTGCCGGACGCCTTCCAGGCGGATTTCGCGGCGGACGGGAAGGGAAGGGGGCGGGGCGGCGGCTGGCAGCCCTGGTAA
- the rsmI gene encoding 16S rRNA (cytidine(1402)-2'-O)-methyltransferase — protein sequence MNASSGTLWIVATPLGNPQDFSPRARQILEQAGMILCEDTRRAARLFATQGMEPRRFLSLFDHNEQGRVPQVLSHLEQGGDAALISDAGTPVLSDPGFLLVRACREAGHPVRPVPGPSAVMAALCASGLAPQPFTFLGFLPRKAGDVRQAFARFASAGCTLVFFERKDRLAKSLAAALEALGERECVIARELTKTHEEFITGRLSELADKELDLLGELTVVLGPELEKAQPGEDDVESVLAAEVAAGGKPKEMARRAAARLKGLTVKELYERVLAAQGRAGDG from the coding sequence ATGAACGCTTCCTCCGGGACACTCTGGATCGTGGCCACGCCCCTGGGGAACCCTCAGGACTTCTCCCCCCGCGCCAGGCAGATTCTGGAGCAGGCGGGCATGATCCTCTGCGAGGACACCCGCCGCGCCGCGCGCCTGTTCGCCACCCAAGGCATGGAGCCGCGCCGCTTCCTCTCCCTCTTCGACCACAACGAGCAGGGCCGCGTGCCCCAGGTGCTCAGCCACCTGGAGCAGGGCGGCGACGCCGCCCTTATCTCCGACGCGGGCACCCCCGTGCTCTCCGACCCGGGCTTCCTGCTGGTGCGCGCCTGCCGGGAGGCCGGGCACCCCGTGCGCCCCGTGCCCGGGCCGTCGGCCGTCATGGCCGCCCTGTGCGCATCGGGCCTGGCCCCGCAGCCTTTCACCTTCCTGGGCTTCCTGCCGCGCAAGGCCGGGGACGTGCGCCAGGCCTTCGCCCGCTTCGCCTCCGCCGGGTGCACCCTGGTCTTCTTCGAGCGCAAGGACAGGCTGGCCAAGTCCCTGGCCGCCGCTCTGGAAGCCCTGGGCGAACGCGAGTGCGTCATTGCGCGCGAGCTGACCAAGACCCACGAGGAGTTCATCACGGGCAGGCTTTCCGAATTGGCGGACAAGGAGCTCGACCTGCTGGGCGAGCTGACCGTGGTGCTGGGGCCGGAACTCGAGAAGGCCCAGCCCGGCGAGGACGACGTGGAGAGCGTGCTGGCCGCCGAGGTCGCCGCTGGGGGCAAGCCCAAGGAGATGGCCCGCAGGGCCGCGGCCCGGCTCAAGGGCCTCACGGTGAAGGAACTTTACGAACGGGTGCTGGCCGCACAGGGGAGGGCTGGCGATGGGTGA